TTCCTCCTCAAGAGAACCCGCCACTGAACATGACGTTGGACCTCAAGTCCGACCACCCGCACTTGATCGAAGAGCGCAAGCTCAAGCTCGAAACCACCCAGCTCTTCGGGGTCGGCTACTGCAGCCGCGGCATCATGCGCGGCACCATCGCCATCCCGATCCACGACGACGAGGGCCATCTGGTGGCCTATGCCGGCAGACGGCTCAAGCCCGTCGACATCAGAGAGTTCGGCAAGTACAAGTTCCCGAAGGGCTTCCGCAAGGATCTCGTGCTCTATAACCTGCATCGGGCGAGGGAGAACGCATCCGAGAGTGGCATCATCCTCGTGGAGGGCTTCTTCTCGGTGCTCAAGCTCCATGAGGCCGGGCTTCCGAACACGGTCGCGGCTATGGGCTGCGACTTATCCGAGGCCCAGGCCCGGCTCCTCGCTGACGTCAAGGAGGTGATCATCATCTTCGACGGCAACGAGGCCGGCAGAAACGGCGCGCAGGCAGCCAGGAAGAGGCTCGAGGAGCTCAACGTTCCGGTCCGCCTCGTGCACCTGCCTGACGACATGGAACCCGATGACCTGCCGCCGAAAGGACTGCGCTGGCTGGTCAACGGCATGATCGGCCTGGACCTGGCCGAGGTGAGCTTCACCCTGCGCCAGCCGAAAGGAGGTGAGAGCCCCAAGACCTGATCGACCACGCATCCATCTGCACCACGTTCCCCGCCCGTCCCTCCAGTAGCATCACCCCCATCACCGAATGAAAGGACAAGCACATGAGCAAGAGCGAGAGGCTGAACGTGTACGCGCTCGTTGAGCGCGAGGAGAAGAAAACCATCTGGCTGCGCGTCGGCACGGCCTTCGTCAACAAGGATGACAGCATCAACGTCTACCTCGACGCCGTGCCCCTCGGCGGCAAGCTCCAGATCCGGCGTCCGTCGGACAACAACAAGGACGCGGACTCCGAGCAGTAGTCCGGCCGATGGCAGGGAAGCCGTCCAAGAATCAGGATGAGCGCACATCCGTGCTGCTCATCGACGCGCTCGCGCGCATCTGGTCCAAGATCCGCGAGCAGCACCCGGACGTTCCGGGAGTCGTCCTTCTGGCCGCGCCCGCGGCCAGAGAGACCGTCAATGCCCTTGGCTACTTCGCCGCCCTGCGGTGGAGCGCCAAGAGGAAAGGAGGATCGCACCTTCACGAAGTGGCCGTGGTGGCCGAGCACCTGAACCGTCCGGTCGAAGAGATCGTGGAGACGCTGCTTCACGAAGCAGCGCACTCCCTGAACTTCGAGCTGGGCATCAAGGACTGCTCGGCCTCCCATTACCACAACCAGCGCTTCCGTGATGCGGCCCTGCGCCTCGGACTCGAGGTCACGCAGGTCAGGCACTACGGCTACGCGCTCACCAAGCTGCCGACAGAGACGGCGGCCATCTACAAGGAGGAGATCGAGTCGCTCACCGAGGTTCTTGTGCATAGACGGCGGATGACGCCGTCTGCCGCAGGACCGAAGCCGCCACATGGCGGAGAGGAGAGCAACGACGAGGACAACAACAACCTGCCACGCTCACGAAACCTGAAGGCCGTATGCGCTTGCGGGTTCATCATCCGCGCGAGCAGGAGCACACTCGAGAATACGGTAATTCGCTGCGACAGTTGCGGAGAGCCGTTCGAGGAAAACTAACCAAGAGAGCCGACCGAAAGGAAGGCTCTCTTTTTCATGTCAGGACACCACTTTTTGCGACGCCCGATCCGAATCACGCAGCGTAGCTGAATGCGGCCGCGCGGATCGCAGGGGGGTCACGGGTGGCGTGCATTGCCGGACCCCAAGTCGTCATGATTCGTGCACGCAACTTCGTCATCGACGATGGGGTGTGGTTGCGTGCATCCATAGGCATACTCGGGACACAGGCAGCCGCAGTCTATGCAGTCGCCCGGCCTCGACTCCACAACGCCCACGGCGGGACTCAAGCAGATGGAGCACACTGCGCCTATGAACCAGTGCCCCAACTCACAGCGACCGATGCTCGACATTCCTCTTCTCCAAGTCATCACAACCGGAGCAGTGTATGTACTTGGGACAGGACTCCAGTCGACACCCTATACTTGTACCACACAAACCGAGAACTACCCGTTCTGTGTGAATGAAACGCGAACCCTTGACGAGGACAGACACGCGCCCGGACGCGCCACTGAGTGCTGCCTGCACGGCATCTAGCGCATCCGCTGCGGAGGCGGCCACCTCGCAATTGCCAACACTTAGACCGCCCTGGGCGGCGCCCTCTATCATGGCTGACGCTCCTTCACCTATCGCGATAAGATGCGTCGCGTGCTCCGCCGTCACTCGCCCAACGTGTTCGTGGCACTC
The sequence above is drawn from the bacterium genome and encodes:
- a CDS encoding toprim domain-containing protein; this translates as MSEWVNFAEIRTRVSLEDVIFRFYKIDTLKRVGNKLTGPCPVHGGDSPTAFRADLDKNVWYCFTKCRKGGNQIDFVAAKENITVRDAALKLQAFFLGNGPDKTSTGPPSSGSTPPAPPSPVPASPPATPTTKPTDELPPQENPPLNMTLDLKSDHPHLIEERKLKLETTQLFGVGYCSRGIMRGTIAIPIHDDEGHLVAYAGRRLKPVDIREFGKYKFPKGFRKDLVLYNLHRARENASESGIILVEGFFSVLKLHEAGLPNTVAAMGCDLSEAQARLLADVKEVIIIFDGNEAGRNGAQAARKRLEELNVPVRLVHLPDDMEPDDLPPKGLRWLVNGMIGLDLAEVSFTLRQPKGGESPKT